Proteins encoded in a region of the Panicum hallii strain FIL2 chromosome 3, PHallii_v3.1, whole genome shotgun sequence genome:
- the LOC112887356 gene encoding dof zinc finger protein 5-like has product MLPHAEVPARAAAAGIKLFGKVITTQQQSQAPHHAGAGAGAAAGSAPPRLLQQAASGRGGADLLEEAARARAAAAEARLPCARCRSRDTKFCYFNNYNVNQPRHFCRACHRYWTAGGAIRNVPVGSGRRKNRPVLPPPPPAPHAGDATATATSADHVSESVSPPVFTTASGGLAVPYRGSPFHLAPSPACTAAGLPETAGQYWWLVAGGAARAVAPDRAF; this is encoded by the coding sequence ATGCTGCCTCACGCCGAGGTGCCGGCCAGGGCCGCGGCCGCGGGCATCAAGCTGTTCGGCAAGGTCATCACCACGCAGCAGCAGTCGCAGGCGCCGCACCACGCGggagccggcgccggcgccgctgccGGGAGCGCGCCGCCGAGGCTGCTGCAGCAGGCGGCGTCGGGGCGCGGGGGCGCCGACCTGCTGGAGGAggccgcgcgggcgcgcgccgcggcggccgaggcgcggcTGCCGTGCGCGCGGTGCCGGAGCCGGGACACCAAGTTCTGCTACTTCAACAACTACAACGTCAACCAGCCGCGCCACTTCTGCCGGGCCTGCCACCGCTACtggacggccggcggcgccatCCGCAACGTGCCAGTCGGCTCCGGCCGCCGCAAGAACCGCCcggtgctgccgccgccgcccccggcgccgcacgccggcgacgcCACCGCAACCGCCACTAGCGCCGACCACGTCTCGGAATCCGTGTCTCCCCCGGTGTTCACGACCGCCTCTGGCGGCCTCGCCGTCCCCTACCGCGGCTCGCCCTTCCACCTCGCGCCGTCGCCGGCAtgcaccgccgccggcctcccggAGACGGCGGGGCAGTACTGGTGGCTCGTGGCGGGTGGCGCGGCTCGTGCGGTTGCGCCGGACCGCGCGTTCTGA
- the LOC112885256 gene encoding uncharacterized protein LOC112885256, translating into MTISPASLRPWSDLLPELLGHVTAHLPFPADRARLRVVCRGWQYSAARRHVSQLPWLVLPDGSFVTVGDSGTYFHGRTTIPGLPEDATCVGSTDGWLALDRTDQAHRRTTIQDMYSGAFRGPSGNVKHAHAYLLHNPFSGATVPLPELDAVAGVVSEVFEERKVLMRSPSAPGDDVIALVTNSTRCNIILCRPGKGMPLEEDHNDDEREDDDVDDEEVPNQDEDDGSFNGDGMISDGEVAVQDGEPYEANDYIITTSKIVRSRLGELLMVRRQTQVPPFSSSYTLEVEVFKADLDAGEWVLSADDGLAEDEALFLSRSFCRSTHVYGDISAGFIYFADTGDVFDTRCRTCRPFRLPPHRRLFSSRLWIFPPELVV; encoded by the exons ATGACAATCTCGCCGGCGTCGCTCCGTCCGTGGTCCGATCTCCTGCCGGAGCTCCTAGGCCACGTCACCGCCCACCTCCCGTTCCCCGCCGACCGGGCGCGCCTCCGCGTCGTCTGCCGCGGCTGGCAGTACTCCGCGGCGCGCCGCCACGTGAGCCAGCTCCCGTGGCTGGTCCTGCCGGATGGATCCTTCGTCACCGTCGGCGACAGCGGAACCTACTTCCACGGCCGGACGACGATCCCGGGCCTGCCGGAGGACGCGACCTGCGTCGGCTCCACCGACGGCTGGCTCGCCCTCGACCGCACCGACCAAGCGCACCGGCGCACCACAATCCAGGACATGTACTCCGGCGCGTTCCGGGGGCCCAGCGGCAACGTCAAGCACGCGCACGCGTACCTCCTCCACAACCCGTTCTCCGGCGCGACGGTGCCGCTCCCCGAGCTggacgccgtcgccggcgttgtCTCCGAGGTGTTCGAGGAACGCAAGGTGCTGATGCGGTCGCCGTCAGCTCCCGGCGACGACGTCATCGCCTTAGTGACCAACAGCACGCGCTGCAACATCATCCTGTGCCGCCCCGGCAAAGGCATGCCGTTG gaggaggaccacAATGACGATGAGAGGGAGGACGACGACGTCGACGACGAGGAGGTACCGAACCAAGATGAGGATGATGGCAGCTTTAACGGCGATGGCATGATTTCAGACGGCGAGGTGGCAGTGCAAGACGGGGAGCCCTACGAAGCCAACGACTACATTATTACCACGAGCAAAATAGTCAGGTCGCGGCTCGGGGAGTTGCTCATGGTGAGGAGGCAGACGCAGGTGCCTCCGTTCTCTAGCTCCTACACTCTCGAGGTCGAGGTCTTCAAGGCGGATCTCGATGCGGGCGAGTGGGTACTGTCCGCCGACGACGGGCTGGCCGAAGACGAGGCTCTCTTCCTCAGCCGCTCCTTCTGCAGGTCTACACATGTGTACGGAGACATCAGCGCGGGCTTCATATACTTCGCTGACACTGGCGATGTGTTCGACACCAGATGTCGGACTTGTAGGCCGTTCAGACTGCCGCCACATAGGCGTCTGTTTAGCAGCCGGCTGTGGATTTTCCCGCCGGAACTGGTGGTTTAG
- the LOC112886255 gene encoding uncharacterized protein LOC112886255 yields MMNRRFLYLLRDSVSHRLGDSISQLQSNFALHRINMSGLFYPTRPPPNRPTGAADAGRTTAAGRSPNTTVTVEDARLPRPLITFQSPSSYSSLGCMGFMLFSSARGGKDQIVGIDQWGNTLLYSTDLHFIRVMPTLKQRKRMPISLVVGDSLYTMDTFPRPSDAKCFEVLTHCPTSSNLFSKLDWQTLPPPPFVFEPFPELPKRYIRSYTVVRHSDILVSVEDVGTYSFDTVSRAWRKTGDWVLPFSGRAEYIPEYDLWFGLSSYADNNLLCTSDLSAASVLKPPTLRHIWEDELRPPEDWVRGWAYAVHLGSGKFCIARFFETPEEEPCEDPLNEKRTQARSLKKKKEPCEDGSAFIRWGRERFAVLTGVEVERCGEAGGGLRMITHRSKRYRLANSMLLDLVL; encoded by the coding sequence ATGATGAACCGGAGGTTTCTGTATCTATTGCGAGACAGCGTCAGTCATCGATTGGGGGACAGCATCAGTCAGTTGCAGAGCAACTTTGCACTGCACCGCATCAACATGTCTGGCTTGTTCTATCCAACGAGGCCACCACCAAACAGACCCACAGGTGCCGCAGATGCAGGGcgcacgacggcggccggcaGATCACCAAACACCACAGTTACAGTCGAGGATGCTCGGCTGCCCCGGCCTCTGATCACCTTCCAGTCCCCCTCGTCATACAGCAGTCTCGGATGCATGGGGTTCATGCTCTTCAGCAGCGCCCGCGGCGGCAAGGACCAGATCGTCGGCATCGACCAGTGGGGCAACACGCTCCTGTACAGCACGGACTTGCATTTCATCCGGGTCATGCCCACCCTGAAGCAGCGAAAGAGGATGCCTATCTCCCTCGTCGTTGGCGACAGCCTCTACACCATGGACACCTTCCCTCGGCCATCTGACGCCAAATGCTTCGAGGTCCTCACTCACTGCCCCACCTCTAGCAATCTGTTCAGCAAGCTTGACTGGCAgactctgccgccgccgccgtttgtATTTGAACCATTCCCCGAGCTGCCAAAAAGATATATCAGGTCCTACACGGTGGTACGACACTCGGACATCCTTGTATCTGTCGAGGACGTCGGAACCTATTCCTTTGATACAGTGAGTCGCGCGTGGAGGAAGACCGGTGACTGGGTGTTGCCATTCTCCGGCCGTGCTGAGTACATCCCAGAGTATGATCTCTGGTTCGGCCTCTCATCATATGCTGACAACAACCTGCTGTGCACGTCAGACCTGTCAGCGGCCTCGGTGCTCAAGCCGCCAACTCTGCGCCACATCTGGGAGGACGAGCTCAGACCCCCTGAGGATTGGGTCCGAGGATGGGCCTACGCGGTGCACCTAGGGtctggcaagttttgcatcgccAGGTTCTTCGAAACGCCGGAGGAAGAACCGTGTGAAGATCCTCTTAATGAAAAACGCACTCAGGCGCGGTCgctaaaaaagaaaaaagaaccGTGTGAAGATGGCTCGGCCTTCATCCGCTGGGGACGTGAGAGATTTGCCGTGCTCACCGGCGTGGAGGTGGAGCGCTGTGGCGAGGCTGGTGGAGGGCTCAGGATGATCACACACAGGTCCAAACGTTACAGGTTGGCGAATAGTATGTTGCTCGACTTGGTACTCTGA
- the LOC112887029 gene encoding uncharacterized protein LOC112887029, which translates to MQAGRRSGRPGCSGGWLPGAGDRGTNAGGLIRWLPPAGGRRELRKTAVSRQQRRREKLPLRLHIVYQPGAPKASGFAIGGVPVEIARRSNPKIAKEFNHQTGLGSNGDTYTGEKMLSLKIEWEATDAARNVLMGRLCRNASFSRAFSRPLHKTIAQQACDKLEPTSMSITSQTS; encoded by the exons ATGCAGGCTGGTAGAAGATCAGGGCGGCCAGGCTGCTCAGGAGGATGGTTGCCCGGAGCAGGGGACCGCGGCACCAACGCCGGCGGCCTGATTAGGTGGCTCCCTCCAGCGGGAGGAAGGAGAGAGCTACGGAAGACAGCAGTCAGCAGACAGCAACGGAGGAGAGAAAAACT gcccttgaGACTGCACATTGTTTACCAGCCAGGAGCCCCGAAAGCTTCAGGTTTTGCCATTGGAGGTGTCCCAGTTGAAATTGCGCGAAGGTCGAACCCAAAGATTGCAAAAGAATTCAACCATCAG ACAGGATTGGGAAGCAATGGAGACACCTACACTGGGGAAAAAATGTTGTCTCTGAAAATCGAATGGGAAGCAACGGACGCTGCTCGGAATGTTCTCATGGGTAGGCTTTGTCGCAACGCGAGTTTCTCACGGGCCTTCTCCCGTCCGCTACACAAAACTATAGCCCAACAAGCATGCGATAAATTGGAGCCCACGTCCATGTCCATCACCTCTCAAACATCATAG